The proteins below come from a single Burkholderia humptydooensis genomic window:
- a CDS encoding CaiB/BaiF CoA transferase family protein, with the protein MGPLHGIRIVEIAGIGPAPFCGMLLADMGADVILVERTAGRDGDPLDLGRHAIFNRGKRSLALDLKQPEAIDAVLRLAEGADALIEGMRPGVMERLGLGPDACFARNPKLVYGRMTGWGQDGPLAHAAGHDINYIGLSGALWYAGQPGDAPLAPPTLVGDLGGGALYLAIGVLAGIVDARLRGQGQVVDAAIVDGSANLMNLLLSIHAAGFMPMARGQGLLDGPHWYGSYRCACGGHVSVGALEPQFYALLVDKLDLAGDEDFRHPYDASRWPRLRARLAEIFASRPRAHWVELMEGTDVCFAPVLSPVEAKSHPHLAARGVYAERDGVLQAAPAPRFSGSPNARPGAVPRRGADSAAILREAGFAEDEIAAFVAKG; encoded by the coding sequence ATGGGCCCTTTGCACGGAATCCGAATCGTCGAAATCGCCGGCATCGGTCCGGCGCCGTTCTGCGGGATGCTGCTTGCCGACATGGGCGCGGACGTGATCCTCGTCGAGCGCACGGCCGGCCGCGACGGCGATCCGCTCGACCTCGGCCGCCACGCGATCTTCAATCGCGGCAAGCGCTCGCTCGCGCTCGACCTGAAGCAGCCGGAGGCGATCGATGCGGTGCTGCGGCTCGCCGAGGGCGCCGACGCACTGATCGAAGGGATGCGCCCCGGCGTGATGGAGCGGCTCGGGCTCGGCCCCGACGCGTGCTTCGCGCGCAATCCGAAGCTCGTCTACGGACGGATGACGGGCTGGGGGCAGGATGGGCCGCTCGCGCACGCGGCGGGCCACGACATCAACTACATCGGCCTGTCCGGCGCGCTCTGGTACGCGGGGCAGCCGGGCGACGCGCCGCTCGCGCCGCCGACGCTCGTCGGCGATCTCGGCGGCGGCGCGCTGTATCTCGCGATCGGCGTGCTCGCGGGCATTGTCGACGCGCGCCTGCGCGGGCAGGGGCAAGTCGTCGACGCGGCGATCGTCGACGGCAGCGCGAATCTGATGAACCTGCTGCTGTCGATTCACGCGGCGGGCTTCATGCCGATGGCGCGCGGCCAGGGCTTGCTCGACGGCCCGCACTGGTACGGCAGCTATCGCTGCGCGTGCGGCGGCCATGTCAGCGTCGGCGCGCTGGAGCCGCAGTTCTACGCGCTGCTCGTGGACAAGCTCGATCTCGCCGGCGACGAGGATTTCCGGCATCCGTACGATGCGAGCCGCTGGCCCCGGCTGCGCGCGCGGCTCGCGGAAATTTTCGCGAGCCGGCCGCGCGCGCATTGGGTCGAGCTGATGGAGGGCACCGACGTCTGTTTCGCGCCGGTGCTGAGCCCGGTCGAAGCGAAGTCGCATCCGCATCTGGCGGCGCGCGGCGTCTATGCGGAGCGCGACGGCGTGCTGCAGGCGGCGCCGGCGCCGCGGTTTTCCGGCTCGCCGAACGCGCGGCCAGGCGCGGTGCCGCGGCGCGGCGCGGACAGCGCCGCGATCCTGCGCGAAGCGGGGTTCGCGGAAGACGAGATCGCGGCGTTCGTCGCGAAAGGATGA
- a CDS encoding RNA polymerase sigma factor: MPPADLDDQLRELLPRLRRFALWLTRDVHSADDLVQSTLERALSRWSTRRDASALRSWLFTILYRQFVDATRRAKRHAWLLGRIKGDDEPQWPSAEDHAIARSMLDAFGRLSTEQRSLLLLVAVEGFSYQEVAELLDIPIGTVMSRLSRARQALRTLGDGEISAPSLRLMR; encoded by the coding sequence ATGCCTCCCGCCGATCTCGACGACCAACTGCGCGAACTGTTGCCTCGACTGCGCCGCTTCGCGCTCTGGCTGACCCGCGACGTTCACAGCGCCGACGATCTCGTGCAATCGACGCTCGAGCGCGCGCTGTCGCGCTGGTCGACGCGGCGCGACGCTTCGGCGCTGCGCAGTTGGCTCTTCACGATCCTGTACCGGCAGTTCGTCGACGCGACGCGCCGCGCGAAGCGCCACGCGTGGCTGCTCGGCCGGATCAAGGGCGACGACGAGCCGCAATGGCCATCCGCCGAGGATCACGCGATCGCCCGCTCGATGCTCGACGCGTTCGGCCGGCTGTCGACGGAGCAGCGCAGTTTGCTGCTGCTCGTGGCCGTCGAGGGGTTCAGCTATCAGGAAGTCGCCGAGCTGCTCGACATCCCGATCGGCACCGTGATGTCGCGGCTGTCGCGCGCGCGGCAGGCGCTGCGCACGCTCGGCGACGGCGAGATTTCCGCTCCTTCGCTGCGTTTGATGAGATGA
- a CDS encoding IS5-like element ISButh5 family transposase, which yields MDEMQEPLFTTVKLEDFVPADHPLRPLRLLVNQALKRLNGLFSTIYADSGRASIAPEKLLRALLLQVFYSVRSERMLMEQMRYNLLFRWFVGLAIEDAVWDHSVFSKNRDRLLEHEVVEAFFTEVMSLADKQGLLSREHFSVDGTLIQAWASHKSFRPKDGSDDPPAGGGRNVDTDWKGKRRSNETHESSTDPDARLFRKSKGTPSILCYQGHILMENRSGLVVGAVVSHADGFGERASALRLLDCVPGRHAKTLGADKGYDMRDFVRDCRARKVTPHVARNDAHQGGSAIDGRTSRHVGYGISQVIRKRIEEHFGWGKTVGRIRQTVYRGIKRVDQHFKLTMLASNLTRMARILAAVPQGAVK from the coding sequence ATGGACGAGATGCAAGAACCGCTGTTCACGACGGTGAAGCTGGAAGACTTCGTGCCGGCCGATCACCCGCTGCGGCCGCTTCGGCTGCTGGTCAATCAGGCGTTGAAGCGGCTCAACGGGCTGTTCAGCACGATCTATGCAGACAGCGGTCGAGCCTCGATTGCGCCTGAGAAGCTGCTGCGTGCGTTGCTGCTGCAAGTGTTTTATTCGGTGCGCAGCGAGCGCATGCTGATGGAGCAGATGCGCTACAACTTGCTGTTTCGTTGGTTCGTCGGGTTGGCGATCGAAGACGCCGTCTGGGACCACTCGGTGTTCTCGAAGAACCGCGATCGTCTGCTCGAGCACGAAGTGGTCGAAGCGTTCTTTACCGAAGTCATGAGCTTGGCCGACAAGCAAGGGCTGCTGTCCAGAGAACACTTCTCGGTCGATGGCACGCTGATCCAGGCGTGGGCCAGCCACAAGAGCTTCCGGCCCAAGGACGGTTCGGACGATCCGCCGGCCGGTGGCGGCCGCAATGTCGACACCGACTGGAAGGGCAAGCGGCGCAGCAACGAGACTCACGAGTCGAGCACCGATCCGGATGCGCGGCTGTTCAGGAAGAGCAAAGGCACGCCGTCCATCCTGTGTTACCAGGGGCACATCCTGATGGAGAACCGTTCGGGTTTGGTGGTTGGCGCGGTGGTCAGCCATGCCGATGGCTTTGGCGAACGCGCGAGCGCATTGCGCCTGCTCGATTGCGTGCCAGGCCGTCATGCCAAGACGCTTGGGGCCGACAAGGGTTATGACATGCGCGACTTTGTGCGGGATTGTCGTGCGCGCAAGGTGACGCCGCATGTCGCACGCAACGACGCGCATCAGGGCGGTAGCGCGATCGACGGGCGCACGTCGCGGCACGTCGGCTACGGCATCAGCCAGGTGATTCGCAAACGCATCGAGGAGCACTTCGGCTGGGGCAAGACCGTCGGCAGGATTCGACAGACCGTGTATCGCGGCATCAAGCGAGTCGACCAGCACTTCAAGTTGACGATGCTGGCGAGCAACCTGACTCGAATGGCCCGAATACTGGCGGCGGTGCCGCAGGGAGCAGTGAAATGA
- a CDS encoding anti-sigma factor family protein has product MNIPPDEHDLHAYVDGRLDADARAAVERWLVLHPARAAQVRRWRQDAQQLRAALDSVAVPAPTATLDPAALRARRAERARARLAVAASLVLCVGLGAVGGWQAHGWNGAPAAPMSDAVAAYRLMVVDRSARADVVQKQPGELQAWVAREVGASVRLPDLSGAGFAPVGGRLFATERGTAAMVLYEDAAGRTLSFYVRPPESANRLLAAGRRVDGALLARYGSVRGFNYAVVGRADSVGEAAVARALDAQI; this is encoded by the coding sequence ATGAACATTCCGCCCGACGAACACGATCTTCACGCCTATGTCGACGGCCGGCTCGACGCCGATGCGCGCGCGGCCGTCGAGCGCTGGCTCGTGCTGCATCCGGCGCGCGCGGCGCAGGTTCGGCGCTGGCGGCAGGATGCGCAGCAGTTGCGCGCGGCGCTCGATTCGGTCGCGGTGCCCGCGCCGACGGCAACGCTCGATCCCGCCGCGCTGCGCGCGCGCCGCGCCGAACGTGCGCGTGCGCGGCTCGCGGTGGCTGCGTCGCTCGTGCTGTGCGTCGGGCTCGGCGCGGTGGGCGGCTGGCAGGCGCACGGCTGGAACGGCGCGCCCGCCGCGCCGATGAGCGACGCCGTCGCCGCGTACAGACTGATGGTTGTCGACCGCAGCGCGCGCGCCGACGTCGTGCAGAAGCAGCCGGGCGAATTGCAGGCGTGGGTTGCGCGCGAGGTCGGCGCATCGGTGCGGTTGCCGGATCTGAGCGGCGCGGGCTTCGCGCCCGTCGGCGGGCGGTTGTTCGCGACCGAGCGCGGTACGGCCGCGATGGTGCTGTACGAGGATGCGGCCGGGCGCACGCTGAGTTTCTACGTGCGGCCGCCCGAATCGGCGAATCGGCTGCTCGCGGCAGGAAGGCGCGTCGACGGCGCGCTGCTCGCGCGCTACGGATCGGTGCGCGGGTTCAACTATGCGGTCGTCGGGCGGGCGGATAGCGTCGGCGAGGCGGCCGTCGCGCGAGCGCTAGACGCGCAGATCTGA
- a CDS encoding helix-turn-helix domain-containing protein yields the protein MNFSDRLAMLRKQRGLTQQQLADRAKVHLVQVNRYEAGASRPAVDVVKRLAVALSVSADALLFDEDEYGPDEDLRLLFDGLRILTDQEKNVVKSVLEAMLLKHRISACKPAISVTEKTASIDITTPGKGNQ from the coding sequence ATGAATTTCTCGGACCGCCTCGCCATGCTGCGCAAGCAGAGAGGTTTAACCCAGCAACAGCTCGCCGATCGTGCCAAGGTCCATCTGGTGCAAGTCAACCGCTACGAAGCGGGAGCGAGCCGCCCCGCCGTTGACGTGGTCAAGCGGCTCGCCGTCGCGCTATCTGTCAGCGCCGACGCGTTGCTGTTCGACGAGGACGAATATGGACCAGACGAAGATCTTCGCTTGCTGTTCGACGGACTACGCATCTTGACGGATCAGGAAAAAAACGTCGTCAAATCGGTCCTTGAAGCAATGCTTCTCAAGCATCGGATATCGGCGTGCAAACCAGCTATATCGGTGACCGAGAAAACCGCGTCGATCGATATAACAACACCAGGGAAGGGTAACCAGTAA
- a CDS encoding SymE family type I addiction module toxin, with amino-acid sequence MADANHKAPKLVTERFVTIQQSIRHQSFRPHTTYRFKQPTFYPWLKLAGRWIEAAGFLPGQRVRITVEQRRLVITAE; translated from the coding sequence ATGGCTGACGCCAATCATAAAGCACCCAAGCTTGTTACGGAAAGATTCGTCACGATTCAGCAATCGATACGCCATCAGTCATTCCGGCCACATACGACGTATCGATTCAAGCAACCCACGTTTTACCCATGGCTCAAACTAGCCGGACGGTGGATCGAAGCAGCGGGATTTCTACCAGGTCAACGTGTGCGAATTACGGTCGAACAACGAAGGCTCGTCATTACAGCAGAGTGA
- a CDS encoding GIY-YIG nuclease family protein: MPVGKSIRVYLADATVTGIRYAELVNWTGHAIACPRTRLNELSNWQEASKPGVYFLFEGRFGDSKPLAYIGESENVLQRLANHDRDKDFWNEVVIFTSKDENLTKAHIKYLESSLVALSKNADRYQLENGNTPPESSLPRADRDAMVEFVENIRMVLGILGYQILESILPSRTPVPAEDNAPMAAPDVPYVTDLTFSVNGLLAFGAMTDEGFVLKKGSQLSPTNTLSVPGRVALIKERLFKDGLVAADGDRFVATTDILLTSSTYAAAMVAGTSRSGPQSWKTRDGRTLKELEDALIQQ; this comes from the coding sequence GTGCCAGTCGGGAAATCCATACGTGTCTATCTTGCTGACGCCACCGTTACCGGAATTCGATACGCCGAACTGGTGAATTGGACAGGGCACGCGATCGCGTGCCCGCGAACCCGCCTGAATGAATTGTCCAACTGGCAAGAGGCATCCAAGCCCGGGGTCTACTTTCTTTTTGAAGGGCGATTCGGAGATAGCAAGCCTCTGGCCTATATCGGTGAGTCAGAAAATGTCTTGCAACGCCTTGCGAATCATGATCGCGACAAGGATTTCTGGAATGAAGTGGTGATTTTCACCAGCAAGGACGAGAATTTGACGAAAGCGCACATCAAGTATCTCGAGTCGTCCTTGGTCGCTTTATCAAAGAATGCCGATCGATATCAACTCGAGAACGGCAATACGCCACCGGAATCGAGTTTGCCGAGAGCAGACAGAGATGCAATGGTCGAGTTTGTCGAGAACATTCGCATGGTGCTCGGCATATTGGGATACCAGATTCTCGAGTCGATTCTACCTTCACGTACGCCAGTTCCGGCGGAAGATAATGCGCCCATGGCAGCACCTGACGTACCTTATGTCACGGACTTGACGTTTAGTGTGAACGGCTTGCTGGCATTCGGGGCGATGACGGACGAAGGATTCGTCTTGAAGAAAGGGTCTCAGTTGTCACCGACGAACACTCTGAGCGTTCCCGGACGAGTGGCGCTCATTAAAGAGCGCTTATTTAAAGACGGACTGGTTGCTGCTGACGGAGATAGATTCGTCGCTACAACCGATATCCTTTTGACTTCGTCAACCTATGCTGCAGCTATGGTGGCCGGTACTTCCAGAAGCGGTCCTCAAAGTTGGAAGACGCGGGACGGGCGGACTCTGAAGGAGCTTGAGGATGCATTGATCCAGCAATGA
- a CDS encoding BglII/BstYI family type II restriction endonuclease — translation MLARSPAGQPRRFIRNSAANRIRNPFKQCPSHQNEALFNSLLGDARTIANFIDGHKIDYVKGRVAFDMEWNSKDQTFDRDLYALRAFHECGLISAGVMVTRSASLNPVFERVPQLNKAGEAVGKSVRTKYGASTTWMGKLLYRLNAGRHGGCPVLVFGITPKLIEDWNPQP, via the coding sequence CTGCTGGCCCGCTCGCCAGCAGGGCAGCCGCGACGATTTATCCGCAACTCAGCAGCCAATCGCATACGAAACCCTTTTAAACAGTGCCCCAGCCATCAAAACGAGGCGCTTTTCAACAGCCTGCTAGGGGACGCACGTACTATCGCCAACTTCATTGATGGACACAAGATCGACTACGTGAAGGGGCGGGTCGCCTTCGATATGGAATGGAACTCAAAGGACCAGACGTTCGATCGAGATCTTTACGCTCTCCGAGCGTTCCATGAATGTGGTCTGATTAGCGCAGGCGTCATGGTCACTCGTAGCGCGAGCTTGAATCCTGTTTTCGAAAGAGTGCCTCAACTGAACAAGGCGGGTGAGGCGGTCGGCAAGAGCGTCCGAACGAAATATGGCGCGAGTACGACATGGATGGGTAAACTCCTGTATCGGCTCAATGCCGGTCGGCACGGTGGTTGTCCCGTGCTGGTGTTTGGCATCACTCCGAAACTGATCGAAGACTGGAATCCACAACCATGA
- a CDS encoding BglII/BstYI family type II restriction endonuclease, producing the protein MANTEENGMEDLEVDAGNGDDVALRPGPNSDDQGDVDRYISADVRALYDVYSYRHAAAILANSYPDQLREIEAALLHFRITQRDIGTPGGNESVIPKKFSRVLRPAGWVETRIQGDLLVRLEEFDEKELPDGKMKKVRRPLAGC; encoded by the coding sequence ATGGCGAATACAGAAGAAAACGGGATGGAGGACCTGGAAGTAGATGCGGGGAACGGCGATGACGTCGCGCTTCGTCCCGGTCCAAACTCCGACGACCAAGGCGATGTTGACCGCTACATTAGTGCAGACGTTCGTGCACTTTATGACGTTTACAGTTATCGGCATGCTGCAGCGATCCTCGCCAATTCATACCCGGATCAGCTTCGGGAGATTGAGGCGGCGCTACTTCACTTCCGGATCACGCAGAGGGATATCGGTACTCCGGGCGGGAATGAATCGGTCATCCCAAAGAAATTCTCCCGAGTGCTGCGGCCGGCCGGTTGGGTCGAGACGCGCATCCAAGGAGATCTGTTGGTACGGCTCGAAGAGTTCGACGAAAAGGAGCTACCCGACGGCAAGATGAAAAAAGTCAGGCGGCCCCTAGCAGGCTGTTGA
- a CDS encoding cytochrome b: MMKTTFNPLARLLHWVMAAMIVSMFFIGAGMVASVSGRHAVLIAIHKPLGVAVLVLACVRVVVRLSSRPPALPADLPGWQKLAAHGSHLALYALMIAMPLVGWAMLSAGGYPVTLGGGVRLPPVVPADPVWFAWLRHAHRWLAYLFFATFLAHFAAALYHGVIRRDGVLRAMVGM, encoded by the coding sequence ATGATGAAGACTACGTTCAACCCTCTCGCGCGGCTGCTGCATTGGGTGATGGCGGCGATGATCGTCTCGATGTTCTTTATTGGCGCGGGGATGGTGGCGTCGGTGTCGGGGCGGCATGCGGTGCTGATCGCGATTCACAAGCCGCTTGGTGTGGCGGTGCTGGTGCTGGCTTGCGTGCGGGTGGTGGTGCGGTTGAGTTCTCGGCCGCCGGCGTTGCCAGCGGATTTGCCGGGGTGGCAGAAGCTCGCGGCGCATGGGTCGCATCTCGCGCTGTATGCGTTGATGATCGCGATGCCGTTGGTCGGGTGGGCGATGCTGTCGGCGGGCGGGTATCCGGTGACGTTGGGCGGCGGCGTGCGATTGCCGCCGGTTGTGCCTGCCGATCCGGTTTGGTTTGCTTGGCTGCGGCATGCGCATCGGTGGCTGGCTTATTTGTTCTTTGCGACGTTTCTCGCGCATTTTGCCGCCGCGCTTTATCACGGGGTGATTCGGCGGGATGGGGTGTTGAGGGCGATGGTGGGGATGTGA
- a CDS encoding catalase family peroxidase codes for MEHPSTPPAGPARGLWRWALIGGVVAALAASFGYVGGWLAPHRLTPQRLVDALQRNSGLHPGYRRNHAKGVCVTGYFEGNGAASAHSTAPFFAAVRTPVVGRFALPGGNPYAPDNSVPIRSLALRLTAPDGEQWRMGMNSMPVFPVATPRAFYEQTVAGRPDPKTGKPDPAKLKAFFDAHPETAAFRAWAKTAKPSASYVTETYYSLNAFYLVDAAGRRQAVRWRVAPEQTAEAGDVAKAGDSNVLQEDLTRRIGSGPQRWHLLLTLAEPGDPVDDATRTWPANRTTIDAGTLVLDRVEAQDSGACRDVNYDPTILPDGIRASGDPLLAARSAAYADSYLRRTSEEAGIPGAAHPLSEKR; via the coding sequence ATGGAACATCCTTCAACACCGCCGGCCGGGCCGGCGCGCGGCCTCTGGCGGTGGGCGCTGATCGGCGGCGTGGTGGCGGCACTCGCGGCGTCGTTCGGCTACGTCGGCGGCTGGCTCGCGCCGCACCGGCTGACGCCGCAGCGACTCGTCGACGCGTTGCAGCGCAATAGCGGCCTGCATCCGGGCTACCGGCGCAATCACGCGAAAGGCGTGTGCGTGACGGGCTATTTCGAAGGCAACGGCGCGGCGAGCGCGCATTCGACCGCGCCCTTTTTCGCGGCGGTGCGCACGCCGGTGGTCGGGCGCTTCGCGCTGCCGGGCGGCAATCCGTACGCGCCGGACAACAGCGTGCCGATCCGCAGCCTCGCGCTGCGCCTGACCGCGCCCGACGGCGAGCAATGGCGCATGGGAATGAACAGCATGCCGGTGTTTCCGGTCGCGACGCCGCGTGCGTTCTACGAACAGACGGTGGCGGGCCGGCCCGATCCGAAGACGGGCAAGCCCGACCCGGCGAAGCTGAAGGCGTTCTTCGACGCGCATCCGGAGACGGCCGCGTTCCGCGCGTGGGCGAAGACGGCGAAGCCGAGCGCGAGCTACGTCACCGAGACGTATTACAGCCTGAACGCGTTCTATCTCGTCGATGCGGCGGGAAGGCGGCAGGCGGTGCGGTGGCGCGTCGCGCCGGAACAGACGGCCGAGGCGGGCGATGTCGCGAAGGCCGGCGATTCGAACGTGCTGCAGGAGGACCTGACGCGGCGCATCGGCTCCGGGCCGCAGCGCTGGCATTTGCTGCTCACGCTGGCGGAGCCGGGCGACCCCGTCGACGACGCGACGCGCACATGGCCCGCGAATCGCACGACGATCGATGCGGGCACGCTCGTGCTCGATCGCGTGGAGGCGCAGGACAGCGGCGCGTGCCGCGACGTCAACTACGACCCGACGATCCTGCCCGACGGCATCCGAGCGTCGGGCGACCCGCTGCTCGCCGCGCGCTCGGCCGCGTATGCGGATTCGTATCTGCGCCGCACGAGCGAAGAGGCCGGGATACCCGGCGCTGCGCATCCGCTTTCGGAGAAACGATGA
- a CDS encoding STY0301 family protein has product MSWSKAACALLAVSFFGCAGAFGTTGVSGASAEVCPVRAQSPLQYVDVFDGAPSDLATLIPDDAGERKGHWALGYVYDAGRYVTVRCKYADGQTKDVRLAGRVNRCDYRIDDKKTLKVMCK; this is encoded by the coding sequence ATGTCGTGGAGTAAGGCAGCCTGCGCATTGCTCGCGGTGTCGTTTTTCGGGTGCGCGGGCGCGTTCGGCACGACGGGCGTGTCCGGCGCGAGCGCGGAAGTGTGCCCGGTGCGGGCGCAGAGCCCGCTGCAATACGTCGACGTGTTCGACGGCGCGCCGAGCGACCTCGCGACGCTGATTCCCGATGACGCCGGCGAGCGGAAAGGGCATTGGGCGCTGGGTTACGTGTACGACGCGGGACGCTACGTGACGGTCCGCTGCAAGTACGCGGACGGCCAGACGAAGGACGTCAGGCTCGCCGGGCGGGTGAATCGCTGCGATTACCGGATCGACGACAAGAAGACGCTGAAAGTGATGTGCAAATGA
- a CDS encoding BPSL0067 family protein, which produces MPYVSTHYSSNADAPVGRWTCAPTSKLAPFDKAPSGSVTSGRDLCGQCVSYVKRVCPTLPLTAQWRKGTAVKGNASIVAGTVIATFNAAGKYDGHAAIYVSQSKDGGILVYDQFVTPPTPQPVQQRRLRWGAHGRSNNGDNFYVVE; this is translated from the coding sequence ATGCCTTACGTCTCCACCCATTATTCGAGCAATGCCGACGCGCCGGTCGGCCGCTGGACCTGCGCGCCCACGTCGAAGCTCGCGCCGTTCGACAAGGCGCCGTCCGGCAGCGTTACGTCCGGCCGCGATCTCTGCGGGCAATGCGTGTCGTACGTGAAACGGGTCTGCCCGACGCTGCCGCTCACCGCGCAGTGGCGCAAGGGCACGGCGGTGAAGGGGAACGCGTCGATCGTCGCGGGCACCGTGATCGCGACGTTCAACGCGGCCGGCAAGTACGACGGCCACGCGGCCATCTACGTCAGCCAGTCGAAGGACGGCGGCATCCTCGTCTACGACCAGTTCGTCACGCCGCCCACGCCGCAACCGGTTCAGCAACGGCGCCTGCGCTGGGGCGCGCATGGCCGGTCGAACAACGGAGACAATTTTTATGTCGTGGAGTAA